A stretch of Coxiella endosymbiont of Amblyomma sculptum DNA encodes these proteins:
- the pabB gene encoding aminodeoxychorismate synthase component I: MSNIQELYWISIPYRDPIDYAVVFSGSNFFVFLDSMQFNSKLGRYSYIAVDPFATLVYRNNEIYFSNKIVKTEENIFTFLQQKLRTLSFSLNPDLPPFQGGIVGLFSYDLARDLENLPNLSQDDMQYPHMTIGFYDLVIAFDHVKKKAWIISSGLPEKNKLRRKQRAESRLFQCLEKVKNTKMSPILVKKPLIKENDIDNHFTKKTYVETVEKCRRYILNGDIFEVNLSQRFQSNFPKNSEFILYQRIRKINPAPFGAYARFDDITIISSSPERFLKIYNRKVETRPIKGTIGRAQDKKEDLALSRKLETSSKERAENTMIVDLMRNDLSKVCSTRSVKVAAYCKVESYETLHHLVSTVEGKLKKGFHAIDLLRASFPGGSVTGAPKIKAMEIIEYLEPTRRGPYCGSIGYIGFDGNMDTSILIRTYIVKNNIITFQTGGAIVLDSDPVMEYEETLIKAAALKKALIAEIQ; the protein is encoded by the coding sequence ATGTCAAATATTCAAGAACTTTACTGGATTTCCATCCCTTACCGAGATCCTATAGACTACGCAGTCGTTTTTAGCGGATCAAATTTTTTTGTCTTTTTAGACAGCATGCAATTTAATTCTAAGTTAGGCAGGTACAGTTATATTGCTGTAGATCCGTTTGCTACTCTCGTTTATCGAAATAATGAAATTTACTTCAGCAATAAAATAGTAAAAACGGAAGAAAATATTTTTACTTTCCTGCAGCAAAAACTAAGAACTCTCTCGTTTTCTTTAAACCCTGATCTCCCGCCTTTTCAAGGCGGGATAGTAGGTCTTTTCAGCTACGATTTAGCTAGAGACTTAGAAAATTTGCCCAATCTTTCTCAGGATGATATGCAATATCCTCATATGACTATAGGGTTCTATGATTTGGTTATCGCCTTCGACCACGTAAAAAAAAAGGCTTGGATCATCTCTTCAGGACTACCAGAAAAAAATAAATTGAGGAGAAAACAACGTGCAGAATCACGTCTGTTCCAATGTTTGGAAAAAGTAAAAAACACCAAAATGTCACCAATTCTGGTAAAGAAACCTTTGATCAAAGAAAACGATATTGACAATCATTTTACTAAAAAAACCTATGTAGAAACAGTAGAAAAATGTCGTCGCTATATTTTGAACGGCGACATATTTGAAGTTAATTTATCGCAAAGATTTCAAAGCAATTTTCCAAAAAATTCGGAATTTATTTTATACCAACGAATTCGAAAAATAAATCCCGCTCCGTTTGGAGCCTACGCTCGATTTGACGATATAACCATTATTTCAAGCTCTCCAGAACGATTTTTAAAAATATACAATCGGAAAGTAGAAACAAGACCTATAAAAGGTACGATCGGGCGTGCTCAAGATAAAAAAGAAGATCTTGCATTGTCCAGAAAATTAGAAACAAGCAGTAAAGAACGTGCAGAAAATACAATGATTGTAGATCTTATGCGTAATGACTTGTCAAAAGTTTGTTCTACTAGATCAGTTAAGGTAGCTGCATATTGTAAAGTAGAGAGCTACGAGACGTTGCATCATTTAGTATCTACTGTAGAAGGGAAATTAAAAAAAGGGTTTCACGCGATTGATTTGTTGCGTGCTTCCTTTCCAGGAGGTTCGGTAACGGGAGCTCCTAAAATAAAAGCTATGGAAATAATCGAATATCTAGAACCTACACGAAGAGGTCCTTATTGTGGTAGCATAGGATATATTGGTTTTGATGGAAATATGGATACCTCAATTCTTATTCGAACATACATCGTTAAAAACAACATTATTACATTCCAAACAGGTGGAGCGATTGTTCTGGATTCTGATCCTGTCATGGAATACGAAGAAACACTTATCAAAGCCGCAGCCTTAAAAAAGGCACTAATCGCAGAAATACAGTAA
- a CDS encoding anthranilate synthase component II: MILLIDNYDSFVYNLGRYFEMLGYTILIHRHDRITLSEIETLQPSHIVISPGPGTPEQAGISIDVIGRFSSHVPILGVCLGHQAIGYAFGAKIRRADRPMHGKASQIYHNEQSLFLKVPNPFFAGRYHSLIINKTQFPNCLEITAESPEGEIMAICHRVYPIFGVQFHPESVLTRQGLQLLNNFVTRDYENFGKQQRCLDGFACNS, encoded by the coding sequence ATGATTCTGCTTATCGATAATTACGATTCTTTCGTTTACAATTTAGGAAGATACTTTGAAATGTTGGGTTATACAATACTAATACATCGTCACGACCGAATCACTCTTTCTGAAATAGAAACACTTCAGCCTTCTCATATCGTAATTTCTCCTGGACCTGGAACGCCGGAACAAGCAGGTATCTCAATTGACGTTATTGGACGGTTTTCGTCTCACGTTCCAATTTTAGGGGTATGCCTAGGACACCAGGCTATTGGATACGCCTTCGGCGCGAAGATACGCCGCGCTGATCGCCCTATGCACGGAAAAGCCAGCCAGATTTATCATAATGAACAGTCTCTTTTTTTGAAAGTTCCGAATCCCTTTTTTGCGGGTCGTTATCATTCGCTCATTATTAACAAAACTCAATTTCCTAATTGTCTCGAAATTACGGCAGAAAGCCCAGAGGGTGAAATTATGGCAATTTGCCATCGTGTCTATCCAATATTCGGTGTACAATTTCATCCAGAATCTGTTCTAACAAGACAAGGTCTTCAGTTGCTTAATAATTTCGTTACAAGAGATTATGAAAATTTTGGTAAACAACAACGTTGTCTCGATGGATTTGCCTGCAATTCATAG
- a CDS encoding aminotransferase class IV translates to MKILVNNNVVSMDLPAIHSNDRGFLFGDGIFETIKVESGCLLFFQEHYRRLKISALKLEIPFKFSLLELKNQCMRLLKINSLLKSAALRITLTRGISQTGFQTPLDTLPPPTLVIRSTPYGDPCGRFDSTSSSSSTLHVVTSVKRNESSLLNRVKTLNRLEFVLTRQKAVRAGYQEGLMLNTKGAVSETSIGNLFAVIDGKIFTPRIEDGIFPGIVRAIVIRISAQIGNSVVEEKTLYPEDLLEATEIFQTNSLVGIQPFSKINRHVLLLKEKAAKTRFFFDRYQNCKEEYIKFCSD, encoded by the coding sequence ATGAAAATTTTGGTAAACAACAACGTTGTCTCGATGGATTTGCCTGCAATTCATAGTAATGATCGGGGATTCTTGTTTGGAGACGGTATATTTGAAACTATCAAAGTCGAAAGTGGGTGTTTGCTCTTTTTTCAGGAACATTACCGCCGCCTGAAAATTTCTGCTTTGAAATTGGAAATTCCTTTTAAATTTTCATTACTCGAGCTTAAAAATCAATGTATGCGATTGTTGAAAATTAATTCACTATTGAAATCGGCTGCTCTCCGAATCACTTTGACTCGTGGAATTTCTCAAACAGGTTTCCAGACGCCTCTTGATACTCTTCCGCCTCCTACCTTAGTAATTAGAAGCACACCCTATGGCGACCCATGTGGGCGGTTTGATTCAACATCTTCATCTTCTTCCACTCTGCACGTTGTTACAAGCGTTAAACGGAATGAAAGTTCTCTTCTAAATCGAGTGAAAACATTAAATCGCTTAGAATTTGTACTGACCAGGCAAAAAGCTGTTAGAGCAGGATATCAAGAAGGTTTGATGCTCAATACAAAAGGCGCTGTTTCTGAAACTAGTATTGGAAATTTGTTTGCTGTGATTGACGGAAAAATATTTACTCCTCGGATTGAGGATGGTATTTTCCCGGGAATTGTACGAGCTATCGTTATTAGAATCTCTGCGCAGATAGGAAATTCTGTAGTAGAAGAGAAAACTTTATATCCAGAGGACCTCTTAGAAGCTACTGAAATTTTTCAAACCAATAGTCTGGTCGGAATCCAACCCTTTTCTAAAATTAACAGACACGTCCTCTTGTTGAAGGAGAAAGCTGCTAAAACGCGTTTTTTTTTCGATCGATATCAAAACTGCAAAGAAGAATATATAAAATTTTGTTCGGATTGA
- a CDS encoding trypsin-like peptidase domain-containing protein, which translates to MLNRTTPSIVNIIVEKFILQPSGALRRLENKQNFLVPKKVLGVGSGVIIDAQKGYIITNTHVIKDQKLMLVTLKDGRRYRAKIIGKNKGFDLSVIQIKAKHLTEIPFGNSDQLKVGDFVVAIGSPFGLTQTVTYGIISALNRQEPRIDNFQNFIQTDAPINPGNSGGALIDLQGRLVGINTAIVTTSSGNIGIGFAIPSNMVKNVSEQLIKYGKVERSTLGISVQNITPELAHALNLKHSTGALVTQVVSGSPAERIGLQIQDIVKSVNRGIICTSEQLRNVLGLARPGTAVHLVVLRNKDRKIVKFTVTMANPKDILPKRPIPFLGGIRLQQLNDLEPNSTFLKGVLVSAINDDSDGSLSGLRIGDVILSANGQETPTINKLIEIIEQKPKQLLLKVARGSERLFLVIQTK; encoded by the coding sequence ATGTTAAATAGAACTACCCCCAGCATTGTCAATATCATTGTAGAAAAATTCATTCTGCAACCATCCGGTGCATTACGTAGATTAGAAAACAAACAAAATTTTTTAGTACCTAAAAAAGTCCTTGGAGTTGGCTCAGGAGTTATTATCGACGCACAAAAAGGTTATATCATTACTAATACTCACGTAATTAAGGACCAAAAACTTATGTTGGTAACTCTTAAAGATGGTCGCCGTTATCGAGCCAAAATAATTGGTAAAAACAAAGGATTTGATCTTTCTGTAATTCAAATTAAAGCAAAACACTTAACCGAGATACCTTTTGGAAATTCTGATCAGTTGAAAGTGGGAGATTTCGTAGTGGCAATCGGCAGTCCTTTTGGATTAACCCAAACGGTAACTTATGGTATTATTAGCGCTCTGAATCGCCAAGAACCCCGAATCGATAATTTTCAAAATTTTATTCAAACGGACGCTCCCATCAATCCTGGAAATTCGGGAGGAGCGTTAATTGATTTGCAAGGTCGATTGGTTGGTATTAATACAGCGATTGTCACAACTTCTTCTGGAAACATAGGTATTGGTTTTGCGATTCCGAGCAACATGGTCAAAAATGTATCTGAACAATTGATTAAATACGGAAAAGTAGAACGAAGCACGTTGGGAATATCTGTTCAAAACATCACTCCTGAACTGGCTCACGCTTTAAATTTGAAACATAGCACTGGTGCTTTAGTAACTCAAGTCGTTTCCGGAAGTCCCGCTGAACGAATCGGTCTTCAAATTCAAGATATTGTTAAATCTGTCAATCGGGGTATTATTTGTACTTCCGAACAATTGCGTAACGTATTGGGGCTGGCGCGCCCTGGAACTGCTGTCCATTTAGTTGTTTTACGCAATAAAGATCGTAAGATCGTAAAATTTACGGTTACAATGGCAAATCCTAAAGATATATTGCCTAAACGCCCAATACCCTTTTTAGGGGGTATTCGTTTACAGCAACTCAATGACCTAGAACCAAATAGTACCTTTTTAAAAGGGGTCTTAGTGTCTGCTATTAATGACGACAGTGATGGTTCTTTATCCGGTTTACGGATTGGAGATGTCATTTTAAGCGCCAACGGACAAGAAACTCCCACAATCAATAAATTGATTGAAATTATAGAGCAGAAACCTAAACAACTGCTGCTAAAAGTAGCTCGAGGTTCCGAACGATTGTTCCTAGTAATCCAAACAAAGTGA
- the rluD gene encoding 23S rRNA pseudouridine(1911/1915/1917) synthase RluD yields the protein MNRQKIFLRGIVPKKLTGIRLDQTLAKLFPNYSRSQLQNWIRAGYVYVNGTKKTLVRETVQNNQSIEIIAYRLNQDRKRQVFAQELPLNVLYEDESLLIIDKPPGLTVHPGAGIPDCTLIDTLLHRNPQMAALPRSGIVHRLDKDTSGLLVIARSLTSYHLLIKAIQTRKIVREYEAIVKGTPISGQTIRAPIGRHPVNRTRMSVVSDGGREATTHFRILQRYKAHTHVRIRLETGRTHQIRVHMNYIRHPLIGDQVYGGRLSAPSNLSDTLRATLQAFRRQALHATTLKFSHPLTQKIMEWHSPLPQDILNLLESLSKNDIYASKRKNTSNE from the coding sequence ATGAATCGTCAAAAGATTTTTTTAAGAGGTATTGTGCCAAAAAAATTAACAGGAATTCGTCTGGACCAGACTTTAGCCAAATTATTTCCAAATTATTCTCGCTCACAACTGCAAAATTGGATCCGAGCGGGATATGTATACGTTAATGGAACTAAAAAAACGCTCGTTCGAGAGACAGTACAAAACAATCAGTCAATTGAAATAATTGCATATCGTCTTAATCAAGATAGAAAAAGACAGGTTTTCGCTCAAGAACTGCCTTTAAACGTACTTTATGAAGACGAATCTCTACTGATTATCGACAAACCTCCTGGTTTGACAGTACATCCTGGAGCTGGTATTCCCGATTGTACACTGATTGACACTCTTCTCCATCGTAATCCACAGATGGCCGCTTTACCTCGTTCGGGCATTGTGCACCGTTTAGATAAAGACACATCGGGACTTCTAGTAATCGCTCGCAGCCTAACATCCTATCATCTTTTAATAAAAGCTATACAAACACGGAAAATTGTGCGAGAATATGAGGCTATCGTGAAGGGTACACCTATTTCAGGACAGACAATTCGCGCGCCCATTGGACGACACCCTGTAAATCGGACTCGTATGTCTGTTGTTAGTGATGGCGGTAGAGAGGCGACCACTCATTTTCGTATTCTCCAACGTTACAAAGCGCATACGCATGTTCGCATTCGATTAGAAACCGGTCGTACACATCAAATCCGTGTTCATATGAATTACATTCGACATCCTCTTATTGGAGATCAGGTGTACGGGGGTCGTCTTAGTGCCCCCTCTAATCTTTCAGATACTCTTAGAGCTACTTTACAGGCTTTCCGTCGTCAAGCGCTTCACGCAACTACTCTAAAGTTTTCTCATCCGTTAACTCAGAAAATAATGGAGTGGCACTCTCCATTACCCCAAGATATTTTAAATTTGTTAGAATCCTTATCGAAAAATGATATTTATGCTTCCAAAAGAAAAAATACATCGAATGAATAA
- the murA gene encoding UDP-N-acetylglucosamine 1-carboxyvinyltransferase: MDKLIIMGGIPLNGIIRISGAKNAVLPILAATLLIKEPVILSNIPRLNDVIAMVKLLRRMGARIATDTKMNIEVDCSSIQDVGILDEDTSCALVKTMRASILILGPLLTRFRKVKISLPGGCAIGPRPVDLHIDGMQILGADIELQDGFIRASSEKRLKGTKLHLEKITVTGTENLIMAASLAEGRTILHNAACEPEVRDLANFLNERGACISGAGTKTITIDGVDRLSGGRYHILPDRIEAGTYLVAAAVTRGHIRVKGVLPETLWIVLQKLHEVGAKIRIGSDWIDLDMKGQRPKAVDITTAPYPKMPTDMQAQFMALNVIAEGNSVVKETVFENRFMHVQELQRMGADVKLQGSKAFICGKEKLTGVSVIATDLRASAGLVLAGLTAQGNTIIDRIRHIDRGYECIEEKLSQLGAEIRRISSSRIVT; the protein is encoded by the coding sequence GTGGACAAATTAATTATTATGGGTGGTATACCCCTAAACGGAATCATTCGGATATCGGGAGCCAAAAATGCTGTTTTGCCAATTTTAGCAGCTACATTGTTGATCAAAGAACCGGTTATTTTAAGTAATATCCCTCGTCTCAACGATGTAATTGCCATGGTGAAATTATTAAGACGTATGGGAGCACGCATCGCTACTGACACAAAAATGAACATCGAAGTGGATTGTTCGTCCATTCAAGACGTTGGTATTCTTGATGAAGACACTTCTTGTGCTTTAGTGAAGACAATGCGCGCATCTATACTCATTTTAGGTCCTTTGTTAACTCGATTTAGAAAAGTAAAAATCTCTTTACCTGGAGGGTGCGCTATTGGCCCCCGACCTGTAGACCTCCATATTGACGGGATGCAAATCCTTGGTGCCGATATAGAATTGCAAGATGGATTTATTCGAGCCAGTTCGGAAAAACGTTTAAAAGGTACAAAGTTGCATCTGGAAAAAATTACAGTAACAGGAACGGAAAACCTCATTATGGCAGCGAGTTTAGCAGAGGGTCGCACTATTCTTCATAACGCAGCTTGTGAACCCGAAGTTCGAGATTTGGCTAATTTTTTAAATGAGAGGGGGGCATGTATTTCAGGAGCAGGAACAAAAACTATTACCATTGACGGTGTTGATCGATTGTCTGGAGGTCGGTATCATATTCTGCCGGACCGAATTGAAGCAGGTACTTACTTAGTTGCCGCAGCAGTAACTCGAGGTCACATTAGGGTTAAAGGTGTTTTACCGGAAACTTTATGGATTGTTCTACAAAAACTGCACGAAGTAGGCGCAAAAATTAGGATTGGCAGCGATTGGATAGATCTTGATATGAAAGGCCAACGACCTAAAGCTGTCGATATTACTACAGCCCCCTACCCTAAAATGCCAACCGATATGCAAGCCCAATTTATGGCACTTAATGTAATCGCAGAAGGAAATTCTGTTGTAAAGGAAACTGTTTTTGAAAATCGATTTATGCACGTACAAGAATTACAAAGAATGGGAGCTGACGTTAAATTACAAGGAAGTAAAGCTTTTATTTGTGGGAAAGAAAAATTGACCGGCGTTTCCGTTATAGCTACCGATTTGCGCGCTTCAGCCGGTTTGGTTTTAGCAGGTTTGACAGCACAAGGAAACACCATAATCGATCGAATTCGCCATATTGATCGAGGCTACGAATGTATTGAAGAAAAATTATCCCAGTTAGGAGCGGAAATTCGTCGTATATCTTCTTCACGCATTGTAACATGA
- a CDS encoding MlaC/ttg2D family ABC transporter substrate-binding protein, with amino-acid sequence MILLKRLIKNLVFIALILCVFFSRNVLSFISLQNIVDKMIADLQQNRLQLVKNPKLISQFVDRKLIPYIDMDRVVISIVGRRYWQMATAVQRKLFIWELKKLVVAIYSTILTSYDKNHIRFQPIRISSKMDNQKEVTVEGVIICQNGQQVPIRYSLINEKGQWKICNFNIKGIVQNYRSQFSGIFVQAGRLTTLLKYFVGG; translated from the coding sequence GTGATTCTCTTAAAGAGACTAATTAAAAATCTTGTGTTTATCGCACTAATACTCTGTGTTTTCTTTTCAAGAAATGTATTGTCCTTCATTTCTCTACAAAATATTGTAGACAAGATGATAGCTGACTTGCAACAGAACCGGTTGCAATTAGTAAAAAACCCAAAATTAATCAGCCAATTCGTCGATCGAAAATTAATTCCTTATATTGATATGGACCGAGTGGTTATCTCCATTGTTGGTCGTCGCTATTGGCAAATGGCTACTGCTGTACAAAGAAAATTATTTATTTGGGAACTAAAAAAATTAGTCGTTGCAATCTATTCGACAATATTGACTTCTTATGATAAGAATCACATTAGGTTTCAACCAATTCGAATCTCTAGTAAAATGGATAACCAGAAAGAAGTGACTGTAGAAGGTGTTATCATTTGTCAAAACGGCCAACAAGTTCCTATCAGGTACAGTTTAATCAATGAAAAAGGCCAATGGAAAATTTGTAATTTCAATATCAAAGGTATAGTACAAAACTACCGATCTCAGTTTTCAGGAATTTTTGTTCAAGCGGGAAGATTAACCACTCTATTGAAATATTTTGTTGGCGGATAA
- a CDS encoding HPr kinase/phosphatase C-terminal domain-containing protein has translation MKNLEYKYSDRTALHANFVVVKKLGVLIMGNPSIGKSELTLSLLDRGHQMVCDDVVDITYKDNQLIGSCPSISYGYILISGIGIIHVPKFFGPNSIVSQYGISLIIKLIKHEKNRVIADLFNPISQKEKILDTTVPSIMFPISRRRGNLPLLIEMLIRNQNLKMKC, from the coding sequence ATGAAAAATTTAGAATACAAATATAGTGATCGTACCGCTCTACACGCTAATTTTGTTGTTGTTAAAAAATTAGGTGTTTTAATTATGGGTAATCCTTCTATTGGAAAAAGCGAATTGACTCTTTCTTTGTTAGATCGCGGACATCAAATGGTTTGTGATGATGTAGTGGATATTACTTATAAGGATAACCAATTAATCGGTAGTTGTCCTTCTATTTCCTACGGGTATATTTTAATTTCAGGTATCGGAATAATCCATGTACCAAAGTTCTTTGGACCAAATTCCATTGTTTCACAATATGGAATTAGCCTAATAATTAAACTGATCAAACACGAGAAGAATCGTGTGATTGCAGACCTTTTCAATCCTATTTCTCAAAAAGAAAAAATACTAGACACTACAGTGCCTAGTATTATGTTTCCTATCTCCCGTCGAAGAGGAAATTTGCCCCTTCTGATAGAAATGCTTATACGCAACCAAAATTTAAAAATGAAGTGTTAA
- a CDS encoding HPr family phosphocarrier protein, giving the protein MVLKKKTKIINKLGLHARAAIKLTNVASCYQSTILVHYNNRVVNAKSLMCLMVLAVNCGSEIELIVTGEDEREAMGAIEDLIRNRFGEEE; this is encoded by the coding sequence ATGGTTCTCAAAAAAAAAACAAAAATTATTAATAAATTGGGTCTACACGCTCGGGCAGCCATAAAACTTACTAACGTAGCGTCTTGTTATCAAAGCACAATTTTAGTGCATTATAACAATCGTGTAGTCAATGCTAAAAGTCTCATGTGTCTTATGGTTCTTGCTGTCAATTGTGGTTCCGAAATTGAGCTTATTGTCACAGGGGAGGACGAAAGAGAAGCTATGGGGGCAATCGAAGATTTGATTAGAAATCGATTCGGTGAGGAAGAGTAA
- the pmbA gene encoding metalloprotease PmbA, producing the protein MAVYFCKKTQKKLQSDLLLLLDYARKRVDQVEISVNINRGFSVGVRLGRVETIEHHQENSLNITVYHQQHVGSASISDLSLTKMKFAFDKACVISQFTQADRCTGLEDSREMAMNYPNLRLAHPWLSSPEEAINLAVKCETAARKYDFRIKNSDGVVVNTYNSFRIYTNSHEFLGYYPSTIHSISCSLVAEQYGQMQRDYDYTIARNPDKLLPINVLAQRVAEKTIHRLGAKKIRTRCCPIIFHAPIAKGLLKLFVSSIQGRNIYRKTSFLCDHLNRKIFPEFSSVYQEPHLLEEFGSMPFDRIGVKTKKMNFVQNGVLMHYVLDTYSARKLGMKTTGNSGGVFNLFITTGNKSLGDLFAEMQTGLFVTELMNQGVDNLLTGNYSRGAFGYWIENGMIQHPVEEIVISGNLREMFENIQAVANDVDHRGNIKTGSILIEQMTIAGK; encoded by the coding sequence ATGGCGGTTTATTTCTGCAAAAAAACTCAGAAAAAACTACAGTCCGACCTTTTGCTTCTCTTAGATTACGCAAGGAAGAGAGTAGATCAAGTCGAAATTAGCGTAAACATAAACAGAGGCTTTTCGGTAGGAGTTCGTTTGGGAAGGGTAGAGACTATTGAGCATCACCAAGAAAACTCTCTGAATATCACAGTTTATCATCAACAGCATGTGGGTAGCGCAAGCATTTCCGATTTATCTCTTACAAAAATGAAGTTTGCTTTCGATAAGGCTTGTGTCATTTCTCAATTTACTCAAGCAGATCGTTGCACCGGATTAGAAGATTCAAGAGAAATGGCTATGAACTACCCCAATCTAAGACTTGCTCATCCATGGTTATCTTCTCCCGAAGAAGCAATCAATCTTGCTGTAAAGTGCGAAACAGCCGCGCGGAAGTATGACTTTCGAATTAAAAATTCTGACGGTGTTGTAGTAAATACATATAATTCTTTTAGAATCTATACCAATTCCCATGAGTTCTTAGGTTATTACCCTTCTACAATTCACAGCATAAGTTGTAGTTTAGTTGCTGAACAATACGGTCAGATGCAACGCGATTACGACTACACGATAGCGCGTAATCCCGATAAATTGTTACCTATTAATGTTCTCGCTCAACGTGTGGCAGAAAAAACAATTCACCGATTGGGAGCCAAAAAAATAAGAACGCGTTGCTGTCCTATTATTTTTCATGCACCGATCGCAAAAGGGCTATTAAAGTTATTTGTTTCCTCCATTCAAGGCAGAAACATATATCGTAAGACTTCTTTTTTATGCGATCATCTAAATCGAAAAATTTTTCCTGAGTTTAGTTCTGTTTACCAAGAACCACATTTGTTGGAAGAATTTGGTAGCATGCCTTTCGATCGTATAGGTGTTAAGACGAAAAAAATGAATTTTGTGCAGAATGGAGTATTAATGCACTATGTTTTAGATACGTACTCTGCAAGAAAATTAGGAATGAAAACAACAGGAAACTCAGGTGGTGTTTTTAATTTATTCATAACTACCGGTAATAAGAGTTTGGGCGATTTGTTTGCAGAAATGCAAACAGGACTTTTTGTCACTGAATTGATGAATCAAGGTGTTGATAATTTATTAACAGGCAATTATTCGAGAGGCGCTTTTGGTTATTGGATTGAAAACGGAATGATTCAACATCCAGTTGAAGAGATTGTAATTTCAGGAAATTTGCGAGAAATGTTCGAAAATATCCAAGCGGTGGCTAACGATGTCGATCATCGTGGCAATATAAAAACCGGATCGATATTAATAGAACAAATGACAATTGCGGGAAAATAG